The Faecalibacterium sp. I3-3-89 sequence AAGATCACCAAATTAGGCGATACTCCAAAAATGTACGAGGTCTACCGCCTTGACCCTGCTTATCGCAGGATGGTCGTTGACCAGTATCTGGTATTCTACCGCGTCACCGATGAAAACAAGATTGTGGAGATTCACCGTGTGCTGCGAGGTGCTTGGAATCTGCCGCAGTATCTGGAATAAATTCAGGTTCGAGTGCTGTGGACAATGCTCCACCACAAAAATCCCGAGTCATTCGACCCGGGATTTTTTTCGTAGTCAGAGCCGCCCTATCCAAACCGCCAGTTTTCCGTGCCGGGGGTGCAAAATCTTGGCCAGAATTGCCGTTGCACCGCCGTGGCTTTTGGATTATACTGTTGACTTGTATTCCATGATGTAATCTCTCGTTTCTTTCAAGCCAAAGGAGGCATCCCTACGAACTATCTGTTTCAATTCACGCGCATCCTCGCGTTCTGTTTTCTGGGCGAGATCTGTCACGCCCTGCTGCCCCTCCCCGTCCCGGCCAGCGTCTACGGCCTGCTGCTGTTACTGGCGGCGCTCCGCCTCGGCATCGTGAAGCTCGAGCAGGTCAAGGAGGTGGGGCTGTTCCTCACCGGCATCTTCCCGCTGCTATTCGTGCCCGCCGCTGCGGGCGTCATGGAGCTCTGGGCCGAGATGGGCGCGATGCTGCTGCCCATCCTCATCGCCATCGTGCCGGTGACGGTGCTCGTGCTTGTGAGCGCAGGCCGCACCACGCAGGCCCTCACCAGCCGCCGCGCTGCAAAAAAGGAGGTCGAACATGACTGAACTGCTGAACGGATTTCTCTCCGGTTCCGCCGCGTGGGGCGTGCTGCTGACGCTGGCCGCCTTCGCACTGGGCACCCTCATCAACAAGACCACCGGCAAGGCCATCTTCAATCCGCTGCTGCTGGGCAGCATCTTTGTCATCCTCTTTCTGAGCCTGCTGAACATCTCCTACGCCGACTACAAGGCCAGTGCCGCGCCGGTGAATTACCTGCTGCTGCCGGCCACCATCAGCCTCGCCATCCCGCTGTATGAAAAGTGGGACCTGCTGAAGGAGAATGCCGCCGCCATCATCGCGGGCATCTCGGTGGGCACGCTGGTCAGCCTTGGCAGCGTGCTGGCGCTGGCACTGGCTATGGGCCTCACCCGGGAACAGTACGCCACCCTCCTGCCCAAGTCGGTCACGACGGCTATCAGCATGGATGTCGCCGCCGAGCTGGGCGGCATCGCGGCCCTGACCGGTGCCGTCGTCATCCTCACCGGCATCGCGGGCAACCTGCTGGCCGAGGTGATCTGCAAAGCCTTCCACATCACCGACCCCATCGCCAAGGGCATCGGCATCGGCACCTCGGCCCATGCCGTGGGCACCAGCAAGGCCCTTCAGATGGGCGAGGTCGAGGGCGCGATGAGCGGCCTGTCCATCGCGGTGGCCGGCGTCCTCACTGCTGTGCTCTGCCCCTTCTTTGTCAGCTTTATCCAGTAAACCGCAAAAAAAAAACAAGTCCTCTGTGCCTGTTGTGGTACAGAGGACTTGTTTTTTTATCATGCATCCCGCTGGCGGGCCGCTTCTTCGATGACTCTGACCGCCTTTTCGTGGATGGCCAGAGGCTCTGCGGCCGGGCGGGCCAGACAGTAGCCCTGCAGAAGGTCCACGCCCATCTCCAACACCCTGCGCAGGTCATCCATCGTCTCCACGCCCTCGGCCAGCACCTGCACGCCGCGGGGGCGGGCATAGTCGATGAGGGCCTTGAGGAACTGCTGCTTGTCGGGGTCGGCATCAATGCCCCGGATGATGGCGATGTCCACCTTGACATAGCGGGGCGCGATGGTCAACAGGCTGCTGCCGTTGCTGTAGCCGCTGCCGTAGTCGTCCAGCGCAAAGACGGCGGGCGCACCGGTGGCATTCCGCTTCCGCTCCAGCGCCTGTTCGTCCATCTCCTCCTCCTCGGTGATCTCCACCACCAGCTTCGAGAGGATGGCTTTGTGGGCCGCACGGAAGTGCGCCCAATCCTCATCGTTCAGGCTGACGCTGGCGATGCTGTTGACGAAGACGAGGGCATCCGGCTCCACCTTGCCCGCCGCTTCCAGCGCTTCATAGCACTCGCAGGCGCGGAACAGGGTCAGCTTCTCGATGTCATACAGCCGCCCCATCTCGCTGGCCAGCTCCATCACCCTCTGGGGAGAGCTCAGGGCGGGCAGCCGGGGCCGCATCAGGGCCTCATAAGCCGCCACATGGCCGTCCCGGGCCGAGAAGATGGGCTGGAAGTAGTAGTCCACCTGCCGCTCCCGGACAAGGATCTCGAAGTCGCTGCGCTGCTTCATTGCGTAGATGCCGTCGCGGTAGTGCTCCATGTTGAACTCCCGGACTTCGCCCTTGGTGGAGTGCTTGACCTCGTACATCGCAAAATCGGCGTATCGCTTGAGGGTGTCGAGGTCGGCTGCATCGTCGGGATACCATGCTACGCCGCCGGACATCCGGATGCACAGTTTCTTGCCGTCCGGCAGGGTGGCGCTGCTCCGGGCAAAGCCCTCTTCCAACTTCCGGATGTCCTTCCGCACGGCCTCCTTCGTCTCATAGCCGTAGAACAGCAGCAGGAACTCATCGCCGGAGAGCCGCGCCACCACGGTGCCGCCGGGCACGCCCTGCTGCAGGCTGTGGGCCGTCTTGCGCAGATAGATGTCGCCCCAGTCGTGGCCGTAGGTATCATTGATGGTCTTGAGGTTATCGAGGTCCGTCATCATCAGGGCCGCACAGCGCATCATTCTGGGCTTCTCGAACAGCTCGCCGCAGACCCGGAAGAAGGCCTGACGACTGTACAGCCCGGTAAGGGCGTCGTAATCGCGCTCGTGCTCGATGCGGCTGCGCTCGGCTACGGCTGCTTTGTAGTTGTCGGTGCTCAGGGTCACGATGGCGTCGGCCAGCCTGTCCAGCTCCCGGATGCCGGTGCGGGAGAACTCCGGGACGGCCTGATGCCGCTCCTGCGCATCCGCCAGCTCCTTCGAGAGCTGAGCGACCGGCTGGGCCAGACCGATGCTGACGAAGAATGCGCAGCCCAGACCAAAGCCCAGCGTCAGCAGGATCGCAAAGCTCACGAGATTCGTCACCGACTGGGAGAAGCGGAAGAGGTCGTTCCTTCCCACCACGCCGATAAGCAGCCGCCGTTCGCCCGAGAAGGGGGCGTTGCGGTTGTAGAGGCTGATCTGGCGGATGCTGGCGACCTGATTGGCACCGCCGCTCGGATAATGCCAGTAGCCCTTGGCGCGGTGGAGGGTCAGCTCCCATCCTTCCTTCTGCAGCGCGGCCGTCTGCTCGCCGGTGTTGGCGGTGACATGGATCTGCAGCTCCTCGCCCCGCAGGTCGGAAGTCGTGGAGGCCAGCAGATAGCTTCCGTGGTTGTCGTTCTGCAATTCGTCCCACGGGAGCTTGGTGTCCATATAGCTTTCCAGCATCTCGATGCCCAGAACGCCGTACACCGTGCCGTCGTCCAAAATCAGAGGCTGCGCGTAGGCGATGGCCTCCCGGTCATCGCCCAGCAGCGTATAGGGCAGGGTCGTCCAGCGGCCATAATCCGCCGCAGCTCCGGTCTGCTCCCCGCTCTCATAGGCAGCTTGGAAGGGCCGGACATAAAAGGCATCCTCTTCCCCCTCCAGATACTGCTGCGCAGGCGTCCACGCCTTGTCCGTAGTGATGCCGAAGGCCTGCACCAGCTCTGCCGGAGCGCGCTCAAACATCACGTCGGAGTTGTCCGCCGAGGAGGCGGCTTCTGGGTCGAGGTCCCGCAGATAGACGCAGGGCAGCCGGTCGCCGGAGGTGCGGTCTGTAAAGTCGTGGGTGTTCAGGATGAGGAAGACGCCGCTGACCTGCTTGGCGCGGAGCGCCTTGAGCAGCCTCGGAGCGGCCGCTTCCAGCAGGGGCAGGCTCTCACCGCCGGTAGAATCCAGCGTATCGAGGGAGATCGTCCCCTCGTCCAGCATCTGCCGAGCCGTATCGTTGATAAAGCTCGAAAGCTCCGTCAGGTCCTGTGCCTGCTGGAGCTGGGTCTCAATATACCGGGCACGGTTCTCCACCTGCTTGTCGAGGATGTCCACCGCGTTCTCATCCAGTCGGAGGGTGACGCCGCTGACCCCAATGGCCGAGGCCATCAGCATGACCATGATGACCAGCATGACCATCAGCGCCGCAAAGATGGTGTGTTCTTTTCCTTTTGCTTCATCTCGCATCAGAAGCTTCATGGTCTCTCCCTTCTTTCACTTGTCCACTCGTCTTTGTGCCGTCTCAGCCCTCGTACTGGCGCAGGGCATCGCAGAGGCTCTGATACCATGCCTCGAAATACTCATCGGTCATAAACTCCGCCTCAGCGTCGGCCACGCTCTCGCCTGCGGCGATGCGCGCGACGACGGTGGCACGGTCAGCCTCCGCAAGGTCGCTCATGCTGTAGGTCAGGGTGTCGCGGGCCTTGGTGCCGCCCTCAAAGGCGCGGGGCGTGTACATCTCGCTGCTGTTCACGGTATCGACGGCCTGCGTCAGGATGTTCTCCATGTTTCCGGTCAGGATGAGGCCGCTGCTGCGGATGGCGTCCATCTCATTGGCGGCGTGGGTCACGGGCAGATAGCCGGAGCCTACCGCAAAGGCAATATTATTCTCCGGCTGGGTCAGCCACTTGAGGAAGACCACGCTGGCTGCCTCCTCGGCGTCGGTGGTCTTTGCCACGGCCATACCGGCCCCCTGCTGGACCGCGAATTTCTCGCCGTCGGCAAAATGGGGCGCAGGCAGGACTTTCAGGGCGATGCTGTGGCTCTCGGTGTCGCTCAGCATTACCCGAGACGGAAAATAGGTGGCGCTGGAGCTGGAGCCGACGTAGGCCAGAATGTTGCCGATCTTAATGTCGTCGCTGCGGAAGCGGCCGCTGGCGGAGAACCAGCCCTTGACGTAGGGCACATAGTAGTTGTCCCACAGCCTGCGGGCGGTGGCCTCGGTCAGCTCCACGGTCATCCTGCCGCCCTTGACGTCGAAGAGGGTGTCTCCCAGCTCCTTTGCGCCGATGAGCATATAGTTCGCCATCGCGTCGCGGCCAAACAGGGCCTTGCCGTCGTCGGGCGTTTCGGTCTGGGCGTCCGTCCAGTTGTAGTAGGCTTCGGCAGTCCCGACCAGACCCTCGATGGTCTTAAGGTCGGCGTACTCTGCGCCGGTGGCATCGGCAAAGGTCTGCCAGTCGGTGTCGTTCAGGAACAAAAGCTCCACAGACTTTGCCACCGGGAATATTTTGATGCTGCCGTCGTCGTTGAAGTCGCCCTCGGTCAGGTAGCTCCCGATGTAGGCCGCCCTCTCCTCGTCGGTGAAGTAGGGCGCAAGGTCCACCAGCTCGCTCATCTGGTCCATCGCATAGGCGGTGTCCGCGTAGGCCATGAAGATGTTGGGCATCTCCTCTGCGCCCACCTTGCCCTGTGCCGAGGCCATCACCTGTGCCTCAAGGTCATTGACATTGCCCTGACTGCAGTTTTCCACGGTGATGTTCTGTTCCTTGCCGACGGTCGCATTGAACTCTTCGACCAATCTGTTGAAGCTTTCCAGCTGGTCGCCGTTGTAGTACGTCCAGACGGTCAGCTGCACCGGCTCGACATCTGCCGGTCCGCCGCTCTGCGAAGCCCCGCAGCCTGCGAGGCTGAGCACCAGCGCTGCAGCTGCTGCGAATGCTCCCAGTCGGTGCATCCAGTTTCGTTTCATCATCTTCGTTCTCTCCATCATGCAGCTGTATTTTTCTCCAAAGATACCTTTATCATACCATTACCCGGCAGAGCCTGTAAACATTTTTCGATAAAATCAGCAATATTACAACATCCCTCCCCCGCTTTCTTTTCCATAAAAAAGCAGGGCAGGCCCGCGCCGCCCAAAGCTACCAGCTTCTGGCAAAAGCGCAGGCTTGCCCTGCATTTGGTTCTTCTCTTACAGCTTGCTCAGCTGGGGACCCTGAGCGGTATCCTTGACGGCCCAGCCCATCTCGGTCAGCTGGGCGCGGATGGCGTCGGCAGAGGCCCAGTCCTTCGCCTTCTTGGCGGCGGCACGCTTCTCCACCAGCTCCGTCACTTCGGCGGGCACCTCGTCCTTCTTGCGGTTGTACATCAGGCCCAGCACGCCGGTGATCTCGTCGAAGGCGGCAGCGCCGGCCTCGAGAGCGGCCTTGCTGGAAGCGGCGGACAGGGTGTTGATGTCCTTCACGAGGTCGAAGACTGCGGCCAGTGCATCGGGGGTGTTCAGGTCGTCGTCCATCGCGGTGCAGAACTTGCGCTTGGCCTCCTCGGCCTTCTCCTTCAGGCTCTCGTCGGTGCCGAACTCGGCCTTGCTGAGGGCGAAGTCGAGGTTCTCGCGGCAGGTATAGAGGCGCTCGAGGCTGTTCTTGCAGCTCTCGATGAGGTCCACCGTGTAGTTCAGCGGCATCCGGTAGCCGGCGGTCAGCATGAAGTAGCGGATCGGCTCGTAGCCGTAGAGGTCTGCCACATCGCGGACGGTGAAGAAGTTGTGCAGGCTCTTAGACATCTTCTGATTGTCCACGTTGATGAAGCCGTTGTGCATCCAGTAGCGGGCGAAGGTGCAGCCGTTGGCGCACTCGCTCTGGGCGATCTCATTCTCGTGGTGGGGGAAGATGAGGTCCTGACCGCCGCAGTGGAGGTCGATGGTCTTGCCCAGATGGGTGCGGCTCATGGCGCTGCACTCGATGTGCCAGCCCGGGCGGCCCATGCCGTAAGGGCTTTCCCACGCAGGCTCGCCGGGCTTTGCAGCCTTCCAGACCGCAAAGTCGGCGGGGTCTTCCTTCAGGTCGTCTTCCATCTGGCTGCGCAGCTCACGGTTGCCGCTCTCGAGGTCGTCCAGCTTGAGGTGGCTCAGCTTGCCGTACTCGGGGTCGCTCTTGACCCGGAAATAGACGTCGCCGTTCTTGGCAACGTAGGCGTGGCCGCTCTCGATGAGGTCCTTCACGATGTCCAAAATCTGCTGGATGTGCTCGGTGGCGCGGGGCTGGACGGTGGGCTTTTTGCAGTTGAGACCGGCGGCGTCCTTGAGGTACTCGGCCTCGAAGCGCTGGGCGACCTCCTTCATGGAGGTGCCCTCTTCCTGTCCCTTTTTGATGAGCTTATCGTCGATGTCGGTGATGTTGGAGACGTAGATGACCTTGTTGCCGCGGTACTCGAGGTAGCGGCGCAGGGTATCGAAGACGATGAGCGGGCGGGCGTTGCCGATGTGGATATAGTTGTAGACGGTGGGGCCGCAGACGTAGATGCGGTACTCGCCGGGCACCTGCGGCACGAACTCTTCCTTCTGGCGGGTCAGGGTGTTGAAGATCTGCATAGCTGAAATACTCCTTCTTGTGGGACAGGCCGGAGCCGCGATGCCCTCTTGCCTGAAAAAGCAAAAGCCTCCAACGCTGCGCCAAAAGGCACAGCATCGAAGGCGGTTCTTTTTCAAGATCGCGGTTCCACTCCGGTTTGTCGCTCAGGGCCGGTAACGGCGGCCATCCGCACTGCGATACTCAAATTTCCCGCAGCGTGCTGCCCGGGCGCACTTCACACAGCGGTCTGCAAACAGGCTTTCAGCCAACGGCCCGTTTTCTCTGCCCAGACGATGCGGCGCTACTCTGCCCGGATAAACGCATTTATCCTTTTACAGTTTTATTATAATAGCCGCCGGGGCGTAAGTCAAGCGTTTGACTCCCTCTCCCGGCTGTGCTACACTGGGCAAAAACACAGACCGGAGGTTTTTTGTCATGCAGCTCCTCACCGAACGCCTTTTCCTCATCCCCCTGCGTCCGGACGGGATGCGCGCCCTTCTGGCCCGCACCACCGACCCGGAGCTTGTCCAGCCCTACACCGATATGCTGGACCTTTCACTCGCCCACCCCGATCAGTGGGTCTGGTACACCGCATGGGGCCTCTATCAGAATGACTCCGGCGACTGGGTGGGCGACCTCTGCTTCAAGGGCCTGCCCGAAAATGGCCACCCCGAGATCGGCTACGGCCTCCTGCCGGAGTACGAGCATCAGGGCTATGCCACCGAGGCCGTCCGCGCCGCCTGCCGCTGGGCCTTCGGCCAGCCCGGCGTCACCGCCGTCGAGGCCGAGACCGACCCCGGCAACACCGCCTCGCAGGCTGTCCTCCGCCGGGTGGGCTTCGTGCCCACGGGAACGATGGGCGAGGAAGGACCGAGGTTTATTCTGCGCAAAAAGGCCTGACCGCGCTGCAAAATCAGCGCTTTCCCCTTTACATCTCCCCCGACTTGTGCCATAATTTACTTTATTAAAGGGAAGCTGTCCCCGGCGCGGCATTTCGGCGGCGCAGGGCAGCAGAGAGGGGTAAACTGCCATGAGCAAGATCATCATTCCGGCAAACTACACGCCCGCGCTGAACCTGTACGACACCCAGCGCGCCATCGGCACGGTGAAGCGGCTGTTCGCCGACACCCTGTGCGCCACGCTGAACCTCTACCGCGTGTCGGCACCGCTCTTTGTCGAGGCCTCCACCGGCCTGAACGACGACCTGAACGGCGTCGAGCGGAAAGTCACCTTCGACACCAAGGACAGCGGCATCGAGGTTCAGGTGGTCCAGTCGCTGGCCAAGTGGAAGCGCAAAGCCCTGAAGGACTACGGCTTCCGGGTCGGCAAAGGCCTCTACTGCGACATGAACGCCATCCGCCGCGACGAGGACATGGACAACCTCCACTCCATTTATGTGGACCAGTGGGACTGGGAGAAGGTCATCCGCGAAGAGGACCGGAACGAGACGTACCTGAAGAACGTCGTGCGCTCCATCGTGTCGGCGGTCTGCGCCACCGAGATGAACCTGCACGCCATGTTCCCCCAGCTGCAGGACCTGCCGCTCCACACCCCCAACGTCACCTTCATCACCTCACAGGAGCTGGAGGATAAGTACCCCGACCTGACCCCGAAGGAGCGGGAGAACGCCTTCGTCAAGGAGAACGGCACCACCTTCCTGATGAAGATCGGCGCCCCCCTCAAGAGCGGCAAGCCCCACGATGGCCGTGCACCCGACTACGACGACTGGGATCTGAACGGCGACCTGCTGTTCTGGAATGAGCCGCTGCAGTGCAGCTATGAGCTGAGCAGCATGGGCATCCGCGTCAGCCCCGAGAGCATGGACCGCCAGCTCACCGCCGCAGGCTGCGACGACCGCCGCACGCTCCCCTTCCACAAGGCTGTGCTGAACGGCGAGCTGCCCTACACCATCGGCGGCGGCATCGGCCAGAGCCGTCTGTGTATGCTGCTGCTGGGCAGCGCCCACATCGGTGAGGTCCAGGCCAGCGTCTGGGACGCCGCCACCCGCGAAGCCTGCGAAAAGGCAGGGATCCCGCTGCTGTAAGGCTTTTGTGGCTGGAGAGGCCAAAAAGGCCGCTGTACCTACAGACAAGGTACAGCGGCCTTTTCTTATGTCCGGAATTTCAAGCCCACTTTGCTCTTCTTTCCGTTGCCGCCCAGCCACCAGAGCAGGAAGGCATACAGAAGGTCTGTCCCAAGGATGATGGCGAACCATGTCAGCGTCTCCGGGATGGTCTGGTCATACACCCGCATAAAGGGATAGGGGCCGTCAATGGTCCCTGTAATATTCCCGTGCAGATCATACAGACCGTATAGGACGGTCGGGACCAGCGCCCACCAGACCTGTCCCAGCGGCAGGCGGGGCAGACGCTCGAAGAGCACCAGCGACAGGATGGCCAGCACCGGGTTGAGGAAGTGATGGTAGAGCATCGAGTCGGTGAAGAGCATGATGTACCAGCCATTGCCGTCCTCGTACATGGGGGCCAGAATGATGACCACCGTCAGGAAGGTCATGGCAAGGCAGCTGGTGGAGATGAATTTGAGCCGCTTGAGCCAGAGGGGCAGTTCCCGCCCGGTGAAGACGCAGCCCAGCTGCCACAACCCCACCAGCAGGCAGACCGCGCCGTTGAAAATGTTGGACAGCTCGGTGTACATGGTGAACATGATGGTGCCTCCCAGCGCCCAACTCATGGGGAGGGCAATGGTCTCGAAGTACACGATGAGGAAATTCAGGGCTGCCGAAGCCAGCTTTCGCCCGACGATGAGGATGTTTTTCAGCATCTTGCGCTCTCCTACCTGTAATTATTTGCTACAATATCAAAGAAACGAGCGGTTTTTCCGCTCGTTTCTTTTTTACACCCGGTGAGGCGCTTATTTTGCCGTATTGATGAAGCTGCGGTTGTCCCACAGATACTTGATGCCGGAGATCGCGGTCACAGCGGCCACGCCCCAGCACAGCACAGAGGCCACACCTGCGCACTGCTGGCCCAGCACGTTTCCGGTCAGGGAGACCGTGAAGTAGTAGAAGAGGATGGTCAGCATCTGCAGCACGGTCTTCACCTTGCCCCACATATTGGCGGCGATGACCCGGCCATCCTTGGCACCGGCGGCTACCATGCGGAGTCCGGAGACAGCGAACTCACGGGCCAGAATGATGCAGAGCACCACGGGGCTGCATACGCCGTCCCGCATCATGTAGATGAAGGCCACTGTGGTCAGCAGCTTGTCGGCCAGCGGGTCGGCAAACTTGCCGAAATCCGTGACCATGTTCCACTTGCGGGCCAGATGGCCGTCGAGGAAATCGGTGAAGCTGGCTACGGCAAAGACAAAGCCTGCAATGAGATAGTAGCGGGGGTTGTAGCTCGGCGTGATATACTGGCCGAGAGAGACGAAGATCATGAACACCGGCACCAGCAGAATACGGGTCAGGGTGAGCTTATTGGGCAGATTCATACAGAATTATCCTCCAATCTGTTATTTTACGACAGTACCATACAAATCGTAAAGGTCGCTGTCCTCCACCAGCACGTCATAGAACTCGCCGGGGTAGAGCGGCTCTTCGCTGGACACGCAGACATTGCCGTCCACCTCGGGGGCGTCGGCGGCGGTGCGGCAGAGGTAGAGGCCGCTCTCGTCATCCACGCCGTCGCAGAGGACGCGGACGGTCTGGCCCACCTTTGCGGCCTGCTTCTGGGCCATGATGCCGGTCTGGATCTGCATCACCAGCTCGGCGCGCCTGTCCTTGACCTCCTGCTCGATCTGACCGTCCATCTTGGCGGCGACGGTGTTCTCCTCGGCGGAGTAGGCAAAGCAGCCCAGACGGTCGAACTGCACCTCTTTCACAAAGCTGCACAAGTCCTCGAACTGCTCCTCTGTCTCGCCGGGGAAGCCCGCGATGAGGGTCGTGCGGAGGGTGATGTCCGGGATCTCACGGCGCAGCTTGCCGATGACCTCCAGCAGCTCGGCGCGGGTAGAGCGGCGGTTCATGTTCTTGAGGATGGTGTCGTTGCAGTGCTGGATGGGCAGGTCGAGGTAGGGCAGGACCTTCTCGTTCCGCTTCATGGCAGCGATGAACTCGTCGGTGATGCGCTCAGGGTAGGCGTACATAATGCGGATCCACTGGATGCCGTCGATCCGGTTCAGCTTGTCCAGCAGCTCACAGATGCTGCCCGGCTTGCCCCAGTCCTCGCCGTAGGCGGTGGGGTCCTGTGCCACGATGATAAGCTCCTTGACGCCCTCACCGGCCAGCCAGCGGGCCTCTGCCACACAGTCGGCCATCTCACGGCTGCGCAGCGGGCCGCGGATGCCGGGGATGGCGCAGTAGTGGCAGCGGTTGTTGCAGCCCTCGGCGATCTTTAAGTACGCATAGTGGGCGGGCGTGCCGATGACGCGCTTGCCGCCCAGCGGGAAGTCCTTTTTGAGGCCGTAGCTCTCCAGATGCTCTTCGCCGCTGAACAGGCGGGCCACGATGGAGTCGATGGCCTTATTAGAGGCGCAGCCGACCACGGCGTCCACCTCGGGGATCTCCTCCTCGATTTGGCTCCGGTAGCGCTCGGCCAGACAGCCGGTGACGACCACCTTCAGGTTCGGGTTCACCTGCTTGTAGGAGCAGGCCTCGAGGATATTTTCAATGGCCTCAGTCTTGGCACTCTCGATGAATCCGCAGGTGTTGACGAGGATGACGTCCGCCTCGCCGAGGTCGGCCACCGTCTCGTGGCCCGCAGACAACAGGATGTGGACCATGACGTCCAGATCGACCTGATTTTTCGGGCATCCAAGGGAAATACACGCAATTTTCATTCGGATAATACTCTCTTTCTCTCTTGAGGGTCTGTTATAACGACTTGATGTGGGGTTGTTTTTTAGCTGGCTTGCGCGCTGGTGGCGCGGGGGATGTTTTTTCTTTTGGTTAAGCGGTTTGCGCTCCGCGCGGGCCAGAGGC is a genomic window containing:
- a CDS encoding bifunctional diguanylate cyclase/phosphodiesterase, producing MKLLMRDEAKGKEHTIFAALMVMLVIMVMLMASAIGVSGVTLRLDENAVDILDKQVENRARYIETQLQQAQDLTELSSFINDTARQMLDEGTISLDTLDSTGGESLPLLEAAAPRLLKALRAKQVSGVFLILNTHDFTDRTSGDRLPCVYLRDLDPEAASSADNSDVMFERAPAELVQAFGITTDKAWTPAQQYLEGEEDAFYVRPFQAAYESGEQTGAAADYGRWTTLPYTLLGDDREAIAYAQPLILDDGTVYGVLGIEMLESYMDTKLPWDELQNDNHGSYLLASTTSDLRGEELQIHVTANTGEQTAALQKEGWELTLHRAKGYWHYPSGGANQVASIRQISLYNRNAPFSGERRLLIGVVGRNDLFRFSQSVTNLVSFAILLTLGFGLGCAFFVSIGLAQPVAQLSKELADAQERHQAVPEFSRTGIRELDRLADAIVTLSTDNYKAAVAERSRIEHERDYDALTGLYSRQAFFRVCGELFEKPRMMRCAALMMTDLDNLKTINDTYGHDWGDIYLRKTAHSLQQGVPGGTVVARLSGDEFLLLFYGYETKEAVRKDIRKLEEGFARSSATLPDGKKLCIRMSGGVAWYPDDAADLDTLKRYADFAMYEVKHSTKGEVREFNMEHYRDGIYAMKQRSDFEILVRERQVDYYFQPIFSARDGHVAAYEALMRPRLPALSSPQRVMELASEMGRLYDIEKLTLFRACECYEALEAAGKVEPDALVFVNSIASVSLNDEDWAHFRAAHKAILSKLVVEITEEEEMDEQALERKRNATGAPAVFALDDYGSGYSNGSSLLTIAPRYVKVDIAIIRGIDADPDKQQFLKALIDYARPRGVQVLAEGVETMDDLRRVLEMGVDLLQGYCLARPAAEPLAIHEKAVRVIEEAARQRDA
- a CDS encoding LrgB family protein; its protein translation is MTELLNGFLSGSAAWGVLLTLAAFALGTLINKTTGKAIFNPLLLGSIFVILFLSLLNISYADYKASAAPVNYLLLPATISLAIPLYEKWDLLKENAAAIIAGISVGTLVSLGSVLALALAMGLTREQYATLLPKSVTTAISMDVAAELGGIAALTGAVVILTGIAGNLLAEVICKAFHITDPIAKGIGIGTSAHAVGTSKALQMGEVEGAMSGLSIAVAGVLTAVLCPFFVSFIQ
- a CDS encoding GNAT family N-acetyltransferase: MQLLTERLFLIPLRPDGMRALLARTTDPELVQPYTDMLDLSLAHPDQWVWYTAWGLYQNDSGDWVGDLCFKGLPENGHPEIGYGLLPEYEHQGYATEAVRAACRWAFGQPGVTAVEAETDPGNTASQAVLRRVGFVPTGTMGEEGPRFILRKKA
- a CDS encoding CidA/LrgA family protein encodes the protein MPLPVPASVYGLLLLLAALRLGIVKLEQVKEVGLFLTGIFPLLFVPAAAGVMELWAEMGAMLLPILIAIVPVTVLVLVSAGRTTQALTSRRAAKKEVEHD
- the pgsA gene encoding CDP-diacylglycerol--glycerol-3-phosphate 3-phosphatidyltransferase, which produces MNLPNKLTLTRILLVPVFMIFVSLGQYITPSYNPRYYLIAGFVFAVASFTDFLDGHLARKWNMVTDFGKFADPLADKLLTTVAFIYMMRDGVCSPVVLCIILAREFAVSGLRMVAAGAKDGRVIAANMWGKVKTVLQMLTILFYYFTVSLTGNVLGQQCAGVASVLCWGVAAVTAISGIKYLWDNRSFINTAK
- the cysS gene encoding cysteine--tRNA ligase encodes the protein MQIFNTLTRQKEEFVPQVPGEYRIYVCGPTVYNYIHIGNARPLIVFDTLRRYLEYRGNKVIYVSNITDIDDKLIKKGQEEGTSMKEVAQRFEAEYLKDAAGLNCKKPTVQPRATEHIQQILDIVKDLIESGHAYVAKNGDVYFRVKSDPEYGKLSHLKLDDLESGNRELRSQMEDDLKEDPADFAVWKAAKPGEPAWESPYGMGRPGWHIECSAMSRTHLGKTIDLHCGGQDLIFPHHENEIAQSECANGCTFARYWMHNGFINVDNQKMSKSLHNFFTVRDVADLYGYEPIRYFMLTAGYRMPLNYTVDLIESCKNSLERLYTCRENLDFALSKAEFGTDESLKEKAEEAKRKFCTAMDDDLNTPDALAAVFDLVKDINTLSAASSKAALEAGAAAFDEITGVLGLMYNRKKDEVPAEVTELVEKRAAAKKAKDWASADAIRAQLTEMGWAVKDTAQGPQLSKL
- the asnA gene encoding aspartate--ammonia ligase — encoded protein: MSKIIIPANYTPALNLYDTQRAIGTVKRLFADTLCATLNLYRVSAPLFVEASTGLNDDLNGVERKVTFDTKDSGIEVQVVQSLAKWKRKALKDYGFRVGKGLYCDMNAIRRDEDMDNLHSIYVDQWDWEKVIREEDRNETYLKNVVRSIVSAVCATEMNLHAMFPQLQDLPLHTPNVTFITSQELEDKYPDLTPKERENAFVKENGTTFLMKIGAPLKSGKPHDGRAPDYDDWDLNGDLLFWNEPLQCSYELSSMGIRVSPESMDRQLTAAGCDDRRTLPFHKAVLNGELPYTIGGGIGQSRLCMLLLGSAHIGEVQASVWDAATREACEKAGIPLL
- a CDS encoding ABC transporter substrate-binding protein, coding for MMKRNWMHRLGAFAAAAALVLSLAGCGASQSGGPADVEPVQLTVWTYYNGDQLESFNRLVEEFNATVGKEQNITVENCSQGNVNDLEAQVMASAQGKVGAEEMPNIFMAYADTAYAMDQMSELVDLAPYFTDEERAAYIGSYLTEGDFNDDGSIKIFPVAKSVELLFLNDTDWQTFADATGAEYADLKTIEGLVGTAEAYYNWTDAQTETPDDGKALFGRDAMANYMLIGAKELGDTLFDVKGGRMTVELTEATARRLWDNYYVPYVKGWFSASGRFRSDDIKIGNILAYVGSSSSATYFPSRVMLSDTESHSIALKVLPAPHFADGEKFAVQQGAGMAVAKTTDAEEAASVVFLKWLTQPENNIAFAVGSGYLPVTHAANEMDAIRSSGLILTGNMENILTQAVDTVNSSEMYTPRAFEGGTKARDTLTYSMSDLAEADRATVVARIAAGESVADAEAEFMTDEYFEAWYQSLCDALRQYEG
- a CDS encoding type II toxin-antitoxin system RelE/ParE family toxin, yielding MTYKIKYLPLAVQDLNEIARYLSGFYPKTARRVLKELREKITKLGDTPKMYEVYRLDPAYRRMVVDQYLVFYRVTDENKIVEIHRVLRGAWNLPQYLE